In the Periophthalmus magnuspinnatus isolate fPerMag1 chromosome 11, fPerMag1.2.pri, whole genome shotgun sequence genome, TTACATCCACAGAAAGCCCACCACCTGCCTCCTCAACTCCCTCTTTTCCACACACGGCATGCGGAGGAGAGCGCAGAGCGTCCTCATCTAGTGACCATCATTCGGCCCGGGGATCAAAGTACAATGAGAAAGGTGCTTTAGTTTGATATAAGTAAGGCATAAAACACCTTGTCAATTTTGTATGCTAATCACTGTGTGCTAGGAGGTAGATAAGTACAGTTAAAATAGGTTATTATTGTGGCTGCCAGAGCAAGACAAGGGCTACAATAGACCATTTCATTCGTTATAcaataatttgaaataaattaatGTCCTGAATGTGCCACATTGTGTGTCTAACATTATGTGTATAACAAGTTTATACTGTTATGGTTGTTGTTTTAGGTGACAGTTCTCCTAAACCGCAGAGGTGTAGTGTCTTTTGAGCAGCTGCTACTGgatctgtctgaggctttgggGTTTCCTCGATGGCACCGAAACAGAGTCACACGACTTTACACTGTCCACGCTCGTGAGGTGAGGTTGTACTCATCTTGCTCCATACCAACAAACCCATATGCTCttgaaggtgcactgtgcaacttttgtGGAGGGtctaccacttgcttgtctccatgaaaatgctttgcctggaatgttacacactaTGATATTAATCTGTatgtttgcatttatttaatttcaggtGTTTATTTAGCTAAAAgcataacttgaaaaacatctaTTCTTACTGAGAGTGGTGCCgcaaatctgacttgtaacttggtctcTATGCATGTAGATACAAGAtaaattatatttgtttaatgccacactgtgcaaCCTTCCAagcatctccaaggagacaatcATCGTGGGGATCCTCCAccaaaaatgttgcatatgtGATGTTCAGGATGAGCTTACATAAACAACTTACTTTAGCCCAATAGTTTTTAGTTGCAtccaatataatttaaaatgtattgtttttttctgaatatGAACAGCCAAAATAAACTTGACAGTGATTATGAAAGTAACTGTGTTTCCTTTGTTATAGGTTAAGggtgtgtgtgactttttctgtGGAGAAGTGGCGTTTCTAGCTCTGGGAAAGGCACGTCCAGACGTGAGCAGTGTGCGGGAGGCGCTGGAGGAGCTTTTCCCAGATGACACTCATTATCAAGCAGGTGCATTGACGTCATGGGAGAAGAGGCTGCGTCCATCACCTGACAAAGCAGCCAAGGCTGACAGTGGATACAGTGAGGGCACAGACAGCAGTGGGACACAAACAACTCAAGATCAACAAAAGCACCCAAATACTCAGATTAGGAAGGCAAAAAATATCAACAGATTATTACCAcagaaaaatcataaaaataccagaaaacCACCGGTTCCGAATAATCTTCAGAAACTTAGAGAAAAAggtggtcaaatgcagaggcctCCTTCTGTTATAGGGCCTTTTAGACACCGAAATGCTGTAAGGGACTTAGATCTACCTTTACCAACACTCTGTGATAACTGCTTGGCCAGACAAGCCAAATGCCAACCTCAGGAACAGATTAATGTTCTCACTGGGAAGGTCCCACTTCCTCCTGTTATGAAGAAACCAACAGGAAGGGCTCCATCTTTATCCTTTCCCGAAGAAAGGACCAAGTTTGATGCCCAGCCGGCAACTCTTTCTCCAAGTTTAAAAGACAACGAGGTATTTGTCAAATCACATCATCATATCAAGAGTCCAGAGACAGTACAGCCACACAGACCAAGAGAGAGTTTTGCATCTCCTCTAAATGAGAGCAACGTCACTCTGTCAGATATTGAGCAGTGTTATGAAATCGGACGAGTGGTCGGCGATGGGAACTTTGCGGTTGTACGTGAGTGTCGCTGTCGTGACAGTGGACAAACTCTTGCTCTAAAGATCATAGAGCGCTCAAAGCTGATTGGTCGAGAGCACATGATGCAGAATGAGCTGAGTCTTTTGggaagcctatgtcacccacgAATAGTGCGTCTTTTTGCACACCACCACACGGACACTCATTCATACCTGGTGATGGAGTTTGTGAGTGGAGGAGACCTATTCGAAGCCATCAGTGAAAAGGGCAAGTTTTCTGAGGTGGAAGCAGGAATGATGGTGTCAGATGTGAGCCAAGCCCTGAGTTATATTCACTGTAAGAGCATCGTCCACCGAGACCTCAAACCAGAAAACCTGCTGGTGAGTATATACTGAGCCCTAAAGTATTCGTGCAGccataatatttagtttcatttagatacatttagtctttatttgaaggggCAATATACAAGAACATTAAGctaataaaaacagagagattcCAAATTACATCTATCGAGTTTAATTTTCAAATCTGTATAACCCTTTGAgtcatttaatatatttttgttaatgtaTCTTATTATTGTACTCAGCACtgctgtttctgtattttcagcttttaaactataaaattatcatatctttttaaatagaatttttttttttttttttttttttttttttttactaatcaaagtagtattttcttattAAGATTGAGCGCCAGACTGATGGCATCTGCAGACTGAAACTGGGGGATTTTGGTCTTGCCATGGTTGTGACTGAACCGGTCTTCACTATTTGTGGCACACCCACCTATGTGGCTCCAGAGATTCTGCTGGAGACAGGcaagaactgaactgaaactaTCATCTATTGTACAATGTACTGTACAATCTGTTTTACTATAAGCATCTGGTATGTGCTTTAAACTCATAGGCTATGGGGTCCTGGTTGATATCTGGGCACTTGGAGTTCTTCTCTATATTCTTCTGTGTGGTTTCCCTCCATTTCGCAGTCGTGAAAGAGACCAGGAAGAGCTTTTCCAGCTAAT is a window encoding:
- the dclk3 gene encoding serine/threonine-protein kinase DCLK3, which encodes MTTSHKGRFGHEAARKWKATVPPDPSLKRPVGMPQPWPLHPQKAHHLPPQLPLFHTRHAEESAERPHLVTIIRPGDQSTMRKVTVLLNRRGVVSFEQLLLDLSEALGFPRWHRNRVTRLYTVHAREVKGVCDFFCGEVAFLALGKARPDVSSVREALEELFPDDTHYQAGALTSWEKRLRPSPDKAAKADSGYSEGTDSSGTQTTQDQQKHPNTQIRKAKNINRLLPQKNHKNTRKPPVPNNLQKLREKGGQMQRPPSVIGPFRHRNAVRDLDLPLPTLCDNCLARQAKCQPQEQINVLTGKVPLPPVMKKPTGRAPSLSFPEERTKFDAQPATLSPSLKDNEVFVKSHHHIKSPETVQPHRPRESFASPLNESNVTLSDIEQCYEIGRVVGDGNFAVVRECRCRDSGQTLALKIIERSKLIGREHMMQNELSLLGSLCHPRIVRLFAHHHTDTHSYLVMEFVSGGDLFEAISEKGKFSEVEAGMMVSDVSQALSYIHCKSIVHRDLKPENLLIERQTDGICRLKLGDFGLAMVVTEPVFTICGTPTYVAPEILLETGYGVLVDIWALGVLLYILLCGFPPFRSRERDQEELFQLIKQAHLHFLSPYWDPISEEAKHLVRTLLQPDPLLRLTAEQTLMHPWVKAMISICQEGVLTDEKHRALQAEEQSERLPKPAADTLPDNKLISTEGVPIYNAELCIDGQPKMEADRRQTIKTPPPAKIQQKNSSHLQLNPCKNDSDKGIQGPSERLSNNNTQSNQHL